One Oryza brachyantha chromosome 3, ObraRS2, whole genome shotgun sequence DNA segment encodes these proteins:
- the LOC121053868 gene encoding uncharacterized protein LOC121053868, which produces MFLRSKVQEMILRRRSRSMNSGGAQPSHLPGQHASSSAGPCDGGNGVGGGGKSGGAAACALFGSPRLLHCASLPSGSHAKNGGGGSEPETPYTMSPTSVLDAAAAFAPSPDAGSSKRRPWCDGGTGTHGLADALDCTDDDGGGQKRSVLAPASRAVRLHAQAHHRPLLRSCSLDRRVEFGVKNKSSWLPLRGGGGGELAPEESPGEMQMEPSSEDYTCVISRGPNPRTVHIFGDRVVEGSGGGEPLAGGASSDRESSPRPINLLPAPAREARGFLSL; this is translated from the coding sequence ATGTTCCTGAGATCGAAGGTGCAAGAGATGATCCTGAGGAGGAGGTCCAGATCGATGAACAGTGGCGGCGCGCAGCCGAGCCACCTCCCCGGCCAGCACGCGAGCTCGTCGGCGGGTCCgtgcgacggcggcaacggcgtcggcggcggcggcaagagtGGTGGTGCCGCCGCGTGTGCGTTGTTCGGTTCTCCGAGGCTGCTGCACTGCGCGTCGCTCCCCTCCGGCAGCCATGCCAagaacggcggcggtggctcggaGCCCGAGACGCCGTACACGATGAGCCCGACGTCCGTgctcgacgcggcggcggccttcgCGCCCAGCCCGGACGCCGGCAGCAGCAAGCGCCGGCCGTGGTGCGACGGGGGCACCGGCACGCacggcctcgccgacgcgctggactgcaccgacgacgacggcggcggccagaaGAGGAGCGTCCTcgcgccggcgtcgcgggCGGTCAGGTTGCATGCGCAGGCGCATCATCGGCCCCTGCTCAGGTCGTGCTCCCTCGACCGCCGCGTCGAGTTCGGCGTCAAGAACAAGAGCTCGTGGCTGCCacttcgcggcggcggcggaggcgagttGGCGCCGGAAGAGTCACCGGGGGAGATGCAGATGGAGCCGTCATCGGAGGACTACACCTGCGTCATCTCCCGCGGGCCGAACCCGAGGACGGTGCACATCTTCGGCGACCGCGTCGTggagggcagcggcggcggcgagcccctcgccggcggcgcgagcagcgacCGGGAGAGCTCGCCGCGGCCGATCAATttgctgccggcgccggcgcgtgaAGCTCGAGGCTTCTTGAGCTTGTGA
- the LOC102715556 gene encoding tRNA (guanine-N(7)-)-methyltransferase non-catalytic subunit wdr4 → MEDATVEEAEVSGGAEFAPALVAAHPLGYSVAVAVGPELRVFNLKAGSAVPLSDDSGGCSHSDAIRAISFSANGVLFASAGDDKLVKVWKTDSWCCIRTITSEKRVSAVAISNDGLYVTFADKFGVVWLVSMGETGGGQEPTDNKPVSILGHYCSIITSMKFSPDGRFIATADRDFKIRITLFPKKPLRGANEIQSFCLGHTDFVSCIAFTCLSEGPSYLLSGGGDSTVRLWDYINGCLLDTCQVRDKVGEILEPNETEDRNLAVADICATNDGSLVAVAIQSLNGVLLLACDLIAKKLSFLKVIAMEKCYIPTSLSSSFSADLLWTIMGASNMPNQATSQLFTRLKVIPHFKNDLLASADHVPSVLEDSEVPHGEKLLLALQGSLDIAKQEEVLASVLAALKVSMHKMLVKKQYSEERREQRKRGRNDKKIKK, encoded by the exons ATGGAGGACGCCACGgtcgaggaggcggaggtgagcggcggggcggagtTCGCGCCGGCTCTCGTGGCCGCCCACCCGCTCGGCtactccgtcgccgtcgccgtcgggcccGAGCTCCGGGTGTTCAATCTCAA GGCTGGCAGTGCGGTTCCACTATCAGACGATTCTGGTGGCTGTTCTCATTCAGATGCTATAAGAGCGATTTCATTTAGTGCAAATGGTGTTTTATTTGCATCTGCTGGTGATGACAAGCTTGTGAAGGTTTGGAAAACTGATTCATGGTGCTGCATCCGGACCAT AACTTCTGAAAAGAGGGTCAGTGCAGTTGCTATTAGCAATGATGGCCTATATGTAACTTTTGCAGATAAATTTGGCGTAGTTTGGTTAGTTTCCATGGGGGAAACTGGTGGAGGGCAGGAGCCAACTGATAATAAACCTGTGTCAATTCTTGGCCACTACTGCAGTATTATTACTAGCATG AAATTCTCACCAGATGGACGATTCATTGCCACAGCTGACCGAGACTTTAAAATCCGA atTACATTATTCCCAAAAAAGCCTTTAAGAGGGGCTAATGAGATCCAAAGCTTTTGCCTAGGACATACAGA CTTTGTATCGTGCATTGCTTTCACATGCCTTTCAGAAGGTCCAAGCTATCTTTTATCTGGAGGTGGCGATTCTACT GTTCGTCTATGGGACTACATAAACGGGTGCCTCCTTGATACATGCCAAGTCCGAGACAAG GTGGGAGAAATCTTAGAGCCAAATGAAACTGAGGACAGGAATCTAGCTGTTGCAGATATATGTGCGACTAATGATGGTTCATTGGTTGCTGTAGCCATTCAGAG TTTAAATGGAGTACTGCTTTTAGCATGTGACCTCATCGCAAAGAAGTTATCTTTTCTAAAG GTGATTGCAATGGAGAAGTGCTATATTCCTACCAGCCTGTCTTCCAGCTTCTCAGCAGATCTTCTATGGACCATCATGGGCGCATCAAATATGCCTAACCAGGCTACTTCTCAGTTATTTACCCGCTTAAAAGTCATCCCACACTTCAAAAATGATCTGCTAGCCTCGGCCGATCATGTTCCTTCAGTCCTGGAAGACAGTGAAGTGCCGCATGGTGAGAAGCTTCTTCTGGCGCTGCAAGGAAGTCTTGACATTGCGAAGCAAGAGGAGGTGTTAGCTTCAGTGCTAGCTGCGCTGAAAGTCTCAATGCACAAGATGCTAGTGAAGAAGCAGTACTCGGAAGAAAGGAGAGAGCAGAGGAAACGAGGCAGAAACGATAAGAAGATTAAAAAGTAG
- the LOC107303805 gene encoding uncharacterized protein LOC107303805: protein MEEETVVAVMSCECCGLEEECTGEYIGGVRAYFGGRWLCGLCSEAVKYEAGKSSPRAPDVEGAVRAHMAFCRMLKRGGPAERVAEGMCQMLRTASGKQRRRASSSSGSSSPSPSPSPRAATEHHRAPSTLSLQFI, encoded by the coding sequence atggaggaggagacggtggtggcggtgatgAGCTGCGAGTGCTGCGGGCTGGAGGAGGAGTGCACCGGCGAGTACATCGGCGGCGTGAGGGCGTACTTCGGGGGGAGGTGGCTGTGCGGGCTGTGCTCGGAGGCGGTGAAGTACGAGGCCGGGAAGAGCTCGCCGCGGGCGCCCGACGTGGAGGGGGCCGTGCGGGCGCACATGGCCTTCTGCCGCATGCTCAAGCGCGGCGGCCCCGCCGAGCGCGTCGCCGAGGGCATGTGCCAGATGCTGCGCACCGCGTCCGggaagcagcggcggcgcgcctcctcctcctccgggtcctcgtcgccgtcgccgtcgccgtcgccgcgagccgcgacgGAGCACCACCGCGCGCCGTCTACGCTCTCTCTCCAGTTCATCTGA
- the LOC102713066 gene encoding uncharacterized protein LOC102713066, producing MDEREKARGAASATATTPSATATHCSTASSCSSNSNPSVGTAAARTPPPSIVVPWAGRGGGDGVAGGGCYYPGCRKDANCACEMCLASINATRDLLPPEAAAARRWFAAAARDRKPASRPLFGGVDTPPHGSSVTEPWTPPMLSTAKSRRPRQEAEAEAFVPGTGKKTGGSHDWALYAAMVLGFLLLLWVDSGLVPEIAARGFGPKLSPEAVARLGTEARLAPGGLSHKLGALEQMLGQFVGGEKVCDCSSQDSVWQFEQNDRRVFYWRCAVYKSAAEEVTIWGSPLHTSGLLPRALPSRHLTLLSGKITEWSDGRVWPTVRASNGSSWSYRGRSAPAVRLEPQTWVLEYQRSVVFEGTRLIPATAELLASRCSAIRQNLARRRFFHGGAGGIQANPT from the exons ATGGACGAGAGGGAGAAGGCGAGGGGAGCGGCaagcgccaccgccaccacgccATCCGCCACCGCGACGCACTGTTCCACCGCGTCGTCGTGCTCCTCCAACTCCAACCCGAGCGTCGGCACCGCAGCGgcgcggacgccgccgccctccatcGTCGTGCCGTGGGCggggcgcggcgggggcgatGGGGTTGCTGGAGGAGGGTGCTACTACCCCGGCTGCCGCAAGGACGCCAACTGCGCGTGCGAGATGTGCCTCGCCAGCATCAACGCCACCAGGGACCTCCTACCgccggaggccgccgccgcgcggaggTGGTTCGCCGCAGCGGCCAGGGACAGGAAGCCCGCCTCCCGCCCGCTCTTCGGCGGCGTCGACACGCCGCCGCACGGGTCCTCCGTCACGGAACCGTGGACGCCGCCGATGCTGTCCACTGCGAAGTCGAGGAGGCCCCggcaggaggcggaggcggaggcgttCGTCCCCGGCACCGGGAAGAAAACTGGGGGATCGCATGACTGGGCCCTCTACGCGGCGATGGTTCTTggtttcctcctcctcctatgGGTGGACTCCGGCCTTGTCCCGGAGATCGCGGCGAGAGGCTTCGGCCCCAAGCTCTCGCCGGAGGCCGTGGCACGGCTGGGTACAGAGGCGCGGCTCGCGCCCGGCGGTCTGAGCCACAAGCTCGGCGCCCTGGAGCAGATGCTCGGGCAgttcgtcggcggcgagaagGTCTGCGATTGCAGCTCGCAAGATTCCGTCTGGCAATTCGAGCAG AATGATCGGCGCGTGTTCTACTGGCGCTGCGCGGTGTACaagtcggcggcggaggaggtgacCATCTGGGGGAGCCCCCTCCACACCTCGGGCCTactcccgcgcgcgctcccgtcACGGCACCTCACGCTCCTCTCCGGCAAGATCACCGAG TGGTCCGACGGGAGGGTGTGGCCGACGGTGAGGGCGAGCAACGGCAGCTCGTGGAGCTACCGAGGGCGGAGCGCGCCGGCGGTGAGGCTGGAGCCCCAGACGTGGGTGCTGGAGTACCAGCGGAGCGTGGTGTTCGAGGGTACGCGGCTGATACCGGCCACGGCGGAGCTGCTGGCGTCCAGGTGCTCGGCGATTCGCCAGAATCTGGCCAGGCGACGGTTcttccacggcggcgccggcgggatcCAGGCGAACCCGACTTGA
- the LOC102713345 gene encoding uncharacterized protein LOC102713345, whose translation MGKKSEKSKYSSGASGSNARVGGSGREAVVWSEKMSEYLIDALLHQQGIGNRGEGRFLSAAFDNIISGVAERFGVNIDRSNIKNRLKSIKENFHECESLFENQSGFTWSAMNKKFYADPDVWRDYIEIKPEAQKWINKPIDHYDRLLKLFGKDRERRPAVESPNGSPAKKARKTPPREKPQRTPSNGLVSPIVKSSKEMANENEVPSEVVTEKNIAEEQDLSENFTSENGLVARPVDANSCGIGLPYAPENWPCPGDQWSWKVGSRGSTTGHWVDRYLTPPSRFRDATGKKTSFTSRLKVEEFIKTEFPDVDPSTFFSMFIWRIPAKGHSIQRGCGEVRRVFCPHAKPADPTGPCKARNNLCKLESEGFIESSPAQDCVICCKMPGFCRECCCVFCRKVVDYSFGGYTYIKCEAVLEENKICGHIGHLDCALRTFMAGTVGGSIDLDVQYCCRRCDNKTNLMMHIEKLLETCQSLQSRDEIEPILNTGLCLLRGSRQAKAKSLENYMGSAMAKLKCGVDLAEVWKMEDNDIKSTANAEVSQATSGVTVLGIQQAPEESAPPGFPYYVDLADNDLQRAVENLPAYITEDHTTMSVRFEDSIDHALKELKKSQEAEYRLAEQKLYSQKDYVLSLYRQLDSERSVLADPMPLTDDDSPLYSTLISNVMKRVNQVKSEEDKLKVMLGIAGGFGKTPSGVVQEHFGLSADIPN comes from the exons ATGGGGAAGAAGAGTGAGAAGAGCAAGTATAGCTCCGGCGCGAGCGGCAGCAATGCCAGGgtgggcggcagcggcagggaGGCGGTGGTGTGGTCCGAGAAGATGAGCGAGTACCTCATCGACGCGCTGCTGCACCAGCAGGGGATCGGGAACCGGGGCGAGGGCAGGTTCCTGAGCGCGGCCTTCGATAACATCATCTCGGGGGTTGCCGAGAGGTTCGGGGTGAACATCGATAGGTCCAACATCAAGAACCGTCTCAAGTCCATCAAGGAGAACTTCCATGAGTGCGAGAGCCTTTTCGAGAACCAGAGTGGTTTTACGTGGAGTGCGATGAACAAGAAGTTTTATGCTGACCCGGATGTTTGGAGGGACTACATCGAG ATAAAGCCAGAAGCCCAGAAATGGATTAACAAGCCCATTGATCATTACGATAGGCTACTAAAGCTATTTGGGAAGGATAGAGAAAGACGTCCAGCTGTTGAAAGCCCAAATGGTTCACCGGCAAAAAAGGCGCGGAAAACCCCACCAAGGGAGAAACCTCAACGCACACCATCAAATGGTTTGGTGTCACCCATCGTCAAAAGTTCAAAAGAAATGGCAAACGAAAACGAG GTTCCTAGCGAGGTGGTAACAGAAAAGAACATAGCTGAAGAGCAGGATttatcagaaaatttcacaagTGAGAATGGTCTTGTTGCTAGGCCAGTTGATGCCAATTCATGTGGTATAGGTTTGCCCTATGCTCCTGAAAATTGGCCATGTCCTGGCGACCAATGGAGTTGGAAAGTGGGATCCAGGGGTTCCACAACTGGCCACTGGGTTGACAG GTACCTTACGCCACCCTCACGTTTTCGTGATGCTACTGGTAAAAAGACATCATTCACAAGTAGACTAAAGGTTGAAGAATTTATCAAGACAGAATTTCCAGATGTTGATCCTAGCACATTCTTTTCTATGTTTATTTGGAGGATCCCTGCTAAAGGACATAGCATCCAAAGAG GATGTGGTGAAGTGAGGAGGGTCTTTTGTCCTCACGCAAAGCCGGCTGATCCAACTGGACCATGTAAGGCCAGGAATAACTTGTGCAAACTTGAGAGTGAGGGATTCATTGAATCATCTCCAGCACAGGACTGTGTTATCTGCTGCAAAATGCCTGGTTTCTGCCGAGAGTGCTGCTGCGTTTTCTGTCGCAAGGTTGTTGACTATTCCTTTGGAGGCTATACCTACATTAAGTGCGAGGCAGTTCTGGAAGAGAACAAAATATGTGGGCATATTGGGCACCTTGATTGTGCTCTCCGTACTTTTATGGCTGGAACAGTTGGAGGAAGTATTGACTTGGATGTGCAGTATTGCTGCAGGCGTTGTGATAACAAAACCAACTTGATGATGCATATAGAGAAACTCCTGGAAACTTGTCAATCTCTCCAATCAAGGGATGAAATTGAACCTATCCTGAATACAGGCTTATGCCTACTGCGTGGTTCAAgacaagcaaaagcaaaaagctTGGAGAACTATATGGGATCAGCAATGGCAAAG CTAAAATGCGGGGTCGATCTTGCTGAAGTTTGGAAAATGGAAGATAATGATATCAAGTCAACAGCAAATGCAG AAGTTTCCCAAGCTACCAGTGGCGTAACAGTGCTTGGGATCCAGCAAGCCCCAGAAGAAAGTGCTCCTCCAGGGTTTCCATATTATGTTGATTTGGCTGATAATGACTTGCAGAGGGCTGTTGAAAATCTTCCAGCTTACATTACCGAGGATCACACCACTATGTCTGTCAGGTTTGAAGATTCAATAGATCACGCTCTTAAAGAACTGAAGAAATCTCAGGAAGCAGAGTACAGACTGGCAGAGCAGAAGCTTTATTCCCAGAAGGATTATGTCCTCAGTCTGTATCGGCAGCTTGATTCTGAAAGATCCGTGCTTGCAGATCCTATGCCCTTAACTGATGATGATAGTCCACTATACAGCACACTAATCTCCAATGTTATGAAACGTGTGAATCAAGTGAAGAGTGAAGAGGACAAGCTCAAGGTCATGCTGGGAATTGCTGGTGGATTTGGCAAGACACCGTCAGGAGTTGTCCAGGAGCATTTTGGGCTATCTGCTGATATTCCCAACTGA
- the LOC102715832 gene encoding uncharacterized protein LOC102715832, translating to MAAPFYSTPFQPYVYQSQEGSVTAFQISGGDVQVLQVMVKSQEKLTVKPGTMCYMSGNIQTDNNYLPENDGGIWQWIFGKSISSSVFFNPGSDDGYVGISAPFPGRILPMDLANFGGELFCQVDAFLCSVNDVSVTSTVEQRPRNIEISAEMFFKQKLRGQGMAFLVGGGSVMQKILAPHEVITVDAACIVAMTTTINFQLKTPNQPRRVVFGGGNQLTASLTGPGVVFIQSLPFHRLSQRIASRSVAAPSLRDNPKFFIQIVMFFFLAYLMIVSSIILTDV from the exons atggccgcgcccTTCTACTCCACGCCCTTCCAGCCCTACGTCTACCAG AGCCAGGAAGGATCTGTGACGGCGTTCCAGATATCCGGCGGCGATGTGCAGGTCCTGCAG GTGATGGTTAAGTCGCAGGAGAAGTTGACTGTGAAACCAG GTACAATGTGCTACATGTCCGGGAACATTCAAACGGACAACAATTACTTGCCTGAAAATGATGGAGGCATTTGGCAGTGGATTTTTGGGAAAAGCATAAGCAGCAGTGTTTTCTTTAACCCTGGCTCCGATGATGGATATGTTGGGATTTCTGCGCCATTTCCTGGGAGGATTCTACCT ATGGATCTAGCAAACTTTGGTGGAGAACTTTTTTGCCAG GTAGATGCTTTTCTCTGCTCAGTTAATGATGTGTCAGTAACAAGTACAGTTGAACAGAGGCCTCGAAACATCGAAATTAGTGCAGAG ATGTTCTTCAAACAGAAGCTTAGGGGTCAGGGGATGGCTTTTCTTGTTGGTGGTGGATCAG TCATGCAGAAAATTCTTGCCCCTCATGAGGTGATTACAGTTGACGCTGCTTGTATTGTGGCTATGACAACTACCATCAACTTTCAGTTGAAAACCCCTAACCAGCCAAGAAGAGTAGTCTTTGGT GGGGGCAACCAGCTGACAGCATCTCTTACAGGACCAGGTGTGGTATTCATACAGAGCCTACCCTTTCATCGGCTTTCACAACGCATTGCAAG TAGATCAGTGGCCGCTCCGAGCTTGAGGGACAATCCCAAGTTCTTCATCCAGATTGTCATGTTCTTTTTCCTCGCCTATCTCATGATTGTATCATCGATAATTCTGACAGATGTTTAG
- the LOC102713617 gene encoding late embryogenesis abundant protein D-34, whose amino-acid sequence MSQGQPRRPREGGGVPVQDRPVRYGDVFDVSGELAGERVAPRDAALLQSAEQTVLGETQRGGPAAAMQSAAGINARAGHVGRGQVTGPVADAGVAVTETELPGRRVVTESVAGQVVGRLVTPAPVFLTEPSGALDKDAVTIGRALEAAAAATAAAGKPVDQSDAAAVVAAEMRATGSGVTVPGGVGSAAQAAADHNAAHAARDEDKIKLRDVLTDARERLLADKAATKLDAEGVALAEARNKPDMAITPDGVADAVTAAARLNQERP is encoded by the exons ATGAGTCAGGGGCAGCCGAGGAGGCCGCGCGAGGGCGGTGGAGTCCCCGTGCAGGACCGGCCGGTGCGGTACGGTGACGTGTTCGACGTCTCCGGCGAGCTTGCCGGCGAGCGTGTCGCTCCTAGAGACGCCGCGCTGCTGCAGTCGGCGGAGCAGACCGTGCTCGGCGAGACGCAGAGGGGCGggccggcggccgccatgCAGTCCGCCGCGGGGATCAACGCGCGGGCCGGCCACGTCGGCCGAGGGCAGGTCACCGGCCCCGTCGCCGACGCtggcgtcgccgtcaccgagaCCGAGCTCCCCGGGCGCCGCGTCGTCACCGAGTCCGTCGCCGGGCAGGTGGTGGGGCGGCTGGTCACCCCGGCACCGGTGTTCTTGACCGAGCCGTCCGGCGCGCTGGACAAGGACGCCGTCACGATCGGCCGCGCGCTGGAGGCCGCAGCGGCCGcgaccgccgcggcgggcaAGCCGGTGGACCagagcgacgcggcggccgtcgtGGCCGCAGAGATGCGCGCGACGGGGTCCGGCGTCACCGTCCCGGGGGGCGTCGGCTCCGCGGCGCAGGCCGCCGCGGACCACAACGCCGCCCACGCCGCGCGCGACGAGGACAAGATCAAGCTCCGGGACGTCCTGACG GATGCGAGGGAGAGGCTGCTGGCGGAcaaggcggcgacgaagctcgacGCCGAGGGGGTGGCGCTGGCCGAGGCGCGGAACAAGCCGGACATGGCGATCACGCCGGACGGCGTGGCGGacgcggtgacggcggcggcgcggctcaACCAGGAGCGCCCGTAG
- the LOC121053841 gene encoding late embryogenesis abundant protein 47-like: MAQQARQRGAREAHVQLDEPRERGRALDADRRLVAPADASGQVAHGGGPVVVDDEYDTEIKIGEALEMAARAVGDQPVRGSDAAAIRAAEARAGVAAAAAVPGGVAEQAQAAADSNAGGSPGEAKVTIADVLRWNATAMLSTEKAVTEDDTAAVAEAAANEPGPGGGAATRAHGVSAALAAAAKHNREDAECQSKRSTQPRAADERTAALAEQFGKI; the protein is encoded by the exons ATGGCGCAGCAAGCCCGACAGAGAGGAGCACGAGAAGCCCACGTGCAGCTTGACGAGCCCCGCGAACGCGGTCGTGCGCTCGACGCCGACCGGCGGCTCGTCGCTCCGGCGGACGCCTCGGGGCAGgtcgcgcacggcggcggccccgTCGTGGTCGACGACGAGTACGACACCGAGATCAAGATCGGCGAGGCGCTGGAGATGGCGGCGAGGGCAGTCGGGGACCAGCCCGTGCGCGGGTCCGACGCGGCGGCTATACGCGCCGCGGAGGCCCGCGCgggcgtggccgccgccgccgccgtccccggcggcgtcgccgagcaggcgcaggcggcggcggactcaaACGCCGGGGGCTCGCCCGGGGAAGCCAAGGTGACCATCGCCGACGTCCTCAGG TGGAACGCGACGGCGATGCTGTCGACGGAGAAGGCGGTGACGGAGGACGAcacggcggccgtggcggaggcggcggcgaacgagcccggccccggcggcggcgcggcgaccaGAGCACACGGGGTGAGCGCGGcgctggccgcggcggcgaagcacAACCGGGAGGACGCCGAGTGCCAGTCGAAGAGGAGCACGCAGCCGCGGGCAGCCGACGAACGCACGGCCGCTCTGGCCGAGCAGTTCGGCAAAATCTAG